A window from Zingiber officinale cultivar Zhangliang chromosome 7A, Zo_v1.1, whole genome shotgun sequence encodes these proteins:
- the LOC122000490 gene encoding protein LURP-one-related 5-like, translating to MASQPHIYHCMSASPLSAFQLTLYRSFSFCDHPIFGMEADLGASEVVAVVGERFCSQAERELTIRKTSLFFPGDGFAAYDHETGDMVFRVDTYDRSGSPAFADRQILLMDPSGEPIVTLRRKLPSLHQRWEAFLGERKEGQRPLFAVRRSSIFGGDRGGFAVEVESDEYRIEGSFSQRCCRLLYEGSGGGRAVVVAEIKRKVDALSHVVLGRDVFSLYLQPHCDSAFAMGLVIVLDQITGDDEEDEEQVDSPMTEISCNR from the exons ATGGCTTCACAGCCTCATATTTACCACTGCATGTCTGCATCTCCCCTCTCTGCCTTCCAACTCACTCTTTATCGATCTTTCTCTTTCTGTGATCACCCGATCTTCGGAATGGAGGCCGATTTGGGAGCGTCTGAGGTGGTGGCGGTCGTCGGAGAGAGATTTTGTAGCCAGGCGGAGCGGGAGCTGACGATCCGAAAGACGTCCCTCTTCTTCCCCGGCGACGGTTTTGCAGCCTACGACCACGAAACCGGAGATATGGTCTTCCGAGTCGACACCTATGACCGCAGTGGCTCCCCTGCTTTCGCCGACCGCCAGATTCTGCTCATGGATCCTTCCGGCGAGCCCATCGTCACCCTCCGCCGCAAG TTGCCGAGCTTGCATCAGCGGTGGGAGGCTTTCCTCGGGGAGAGGAAAGAGGGACAGCGGCCCCTTTTTGCGGTGCGGCGTTCCTCCATCTTCGGCGGTGATAGGGGCGGCTTCGCGGTGGAGGTGGAATCGGACGAGTACCGGATCGAGGGGTCCTTCTCGCAGCGCTGCTGCCGGCTTCTCTACGAGGGCAGCGGAGGAGGAAGAGCGGTGGTGGTGGCTGAGATCAAGCGCAAGGTGGACGCTTTGTCGCACGTGGTGTTGGGGAGGGACGTGTTCTCGCTGTACCTTCAGCCGCACTGCGATTCCGCGTTCGCGATGGGTCTCGTCATCGTCCTCGACCAGATCACCGGCGACGACGAGGAAGATGAGGAGCAGGTCGATTCTCCGATGACAGAGATCTCTTGTAACCGTTAA